Proteins from a single region of Corylus avellana chromosome ca11, CavTom2PMs-1.0:
- the LOC132165314 gene encoding cell division cycle 5-like protein, which produces MRIMIKGGVWKNTEDEILKAAVMKYGKNQWARISSLLVRKSAKQCKARWYEWLDPSIKKTEWTREEDEKLLHLAKLMPTQWRTIAPIVGRTPSQCLERYEKLLDAACAKDENYEPGDDPRKLRPGEIDPNPESKPARPDPVDMDEDEKEMLSEARARLANTKGKKAKRKAREKQLEEARRLASLQKRRELKAAGIDNRQRKRKRKGIDYNAEIPFEKKPPSGFFDVADEDRPVEQPKFPTTIEELEGKRRMDVEAQLRKQDVAKNKIAQRQDAPSAILQANKMNDPETVRKRSKLMLPAPQISDHELEEIAKMGYASDLLAGSEELAEGSGATRALLTNYAQTPQQGMTTPLRTPQRTPAGKGDAIMMEAENLARLRESQTPLLGGENPELHPSDFSGVTPKKREIQTPNPMLTPSATPGAVGHTPRFGTTPSRDGYSFNMTPKGTPIRDELHINEDMDMHDSAKLDQRRQADLRRNLRSGLGNLPQAKNEYRIVMQPVPEDNEEPEEKIEEDMSDRIAREKAEEEARQQALLRKRSKVLQRELPRPPTASLDLIRNSLIRADEDKSSFVPPTSIEQADEMIRKELLTLLEHDNAKYPLDKKMNKEKKKSVKRSANGSDYVPEIDDFGEDEVKEADYLIEEEVQYLRLAMGHENESLDEFVEAHKTCLNDLMYFPTRNAYGLSSVAGNMEKLAALQKEFENVKKKMDGDKAKAESLENKVKVLTHGYETRAKMTLWPKVEATLKLMDTAATELECFKALQKQEQLAASHRINSLWEEVQKQKELERTLQRRYGDLVAELDRIQHLMDEYRIQAQKQEEIAAENHALELAKAAEDENAGQQMDAEQEHAYASPKPDMDVDTQNEHAPLCMVESLSTSMPDAVGGEKTTPVQGYSSEGTTDIQLSHSDRDNPNGVPEIVVGEENKTVIESVDGAAAAADITPEVTKVNPNFEDQQNVAEATNRDCVVNKEEDCVPETDDNNGCANGDAMQVSGAQGGMLNSAGDSTNQMPNVLKAEPLLDGDSAEKQTETADMNTNSKQVITKLDD; this is translated from the exons ACTGAGTGGACCagagaggaggatgagaaattaCTCCATCTTGCTAAACTCATGCCCACACAGTGGAGAACAATTGCCCCAATTGTTGGTCGTACTCCATCCCAGTGCCTTGAGCGGTACGAGAAACTCCTTGATGCAGCTTGTGCTAAGGATGAGAACTATGAACCAGGTGATGACCCTCGGAAATTGCGTCCTGGAGAGATTGACCCGAACCCTGAGTCAAAGCCTGCACGTCCAGATCCTGTGGATATGGATGAGGATGAGAAAGAAATGCTTTCTGAGGCACGAGCTCGGTTAGCCAACACCAAAGGTAAGAAGGCAAAGAGGAAAGCCAGGGAGAAACAGCTTGAGGAGGCCAGGAGGCTCGCTTCTTTACAGAAAAGGAGAGAACTGAAGGCTGCTGGAATTGACAACAGGCAACgcaagaggaagaggaagggcATAGACTACAATGCGGAGATTCCCTTTGAGAAGAAGCCTCCTTCAGGCTTTTTTGATGTTGCTGATGAGGATAGACCAGTGGAGCAGCCCAAGTTCCCGACCACAATTGAAGAACTTGAAGGGAAAAGAAGAATGGATGTGGAAGCACAATTAAGAAAGCAAGATGTCGCAAagaataaaattgcacaaaggCAGGATGCTCCATCGGCTATTCTACAAGCCAACAAGATGAATGATCCAGAAACAGTTAGGAAGAGGTCAAAACTTATGCTTCCTGCACCCCAGATTTCCGACCATGAATTGGAGGAAATTGCAAAAATGGGTTATGCTAGTGATCTTCTTGCTGGGAGTGAGGAACTTGCTGAAGGGAGTGGTGCGACACGTGCTCTTCTTACAAATTATGCCCAGACACCACAGCAAGGAATGACAACACCTTTACGAACTCCACAAAGAACACCTGCTGGTAAGGGCGATGCTATTATGATGGAAGCAGAAAATCTGGCCAGGTTGAGGGAATCTCAAACACCATTATTAGGGGGAGAGAATCCAGAGTTGCACCCTTCTGATTTTTCAGGGGTCACTCCTAAGAAAAGGGAGATCCAAACACCAAATCCTATGTTGACTCCTTCAGCAACTCCTGGAGCTGTTGGTCATACGCCTAGATTTGGCACGACACCATCAAGAGATGGCTATTCTTTTAATATGACGCCTAAGGGAACTCCCATCAGGGATGAGCTCCATATTAATGAAGATATGGATATGCATGATAGTGCAAAACTTGATCAAAGAAGACAAGCTGATTTGAGAAGGAACTTGCGCTCAGGCCTTGGCAATCTTCCACAGGCGAAGAATGAGTACCGAATAGTTATGCAACCAGTTCCAGAAGATAATGAAGAACCAGAGGAGAAGATTGAAGAAGATATGTCTGATAGGATTGCCAGAGAAAAGGCCGAGGAAGAGGCAAGACAGCAGGCATTACTTAGGAAGAGATCAAAAGTACTGCAGAGGGAACTCCCTAGACCTCCTACTGCTTCATTGGATCTAATTAGAAATTCTCTTATTAGAGCAGATGAAGACAAGAGCTCCTTTGTTCCTCCTACTTCCATTGAGCAGGCTGATGAAATGATAAGAAAGGAGCTTTTAACCTTACTAGAGCATGATAACGCAAAGTATCCACTTGACAAAAAAATGaacaaggagaaaaagaaaagtgtcAAGCGCTCTGCAAATGGTTCTGATTATGTCCCTGAGATAGATGATTTTGGAGAAGATGAGGTGAAAGAG GCTGATTATTTGATAGAGGAAGAGGTTCAGTATCTTCGTCTGGCAATGGGGCATGAAAATGAATCCCTTGATGAATTTGTTGAAGCACACAAAACTTGCCTAAATGATCTGATGTACTTCCCTACCCGCAATGCTTATGGTCTCTCAAGTGTTGCTGGAAACATGGAGAAACTTGCAGCCTTGCAGAAggaatttgaaaatgtgaaaaagaaGATGGATGGTGATAAAGCTAAGGCAGAAAGCCTTGAGAATAAGGTTAAAGTTCTCACACATGGTTACGAG ACACGGGCTAAAATGACTCTCTGGCCAAAGGTGGAAGCAACCCTCAAGCTGATGGACACTGCTGCAACGGAACTTGAGTGCTTCAAAGCTTTACAAAAGCAAGAGCAATTAGCAGCTTCACACCGGATAAATAGTTTATGGGAGGAAGTTCAGAAGCAAAAGGAGCTGGAACGAACTTTGCAGAGGCGGTACGGGGATCTTGTGGCAGAGCTAGATAGGATACAACACCTCATGGATGAATACAGAATACAAGCACAAAAGCAAGAGGAAATTGCAGCCGAGAATCATGCTCTTGAGTTGGCAAAGGCTGCAGAAGATGAAAATGCAGGCCAGCAAATGGATGCTGAGCAAGAACATGCTTATGCCAGTCCAAAACCCGATATGGATGTTGATACCCAGAATGAGCATGCTCCACTGTGCATGGTTGAAAGTTTGTCTACTAGTATGCCGGATGCCGTGGGGGGAGAGAAGACAACACCAGTACAAGGTTATAGTTCTGAAGGTACTACTGATATTCAGCTCTCCCATTCAGATAGAGATAACCCTAATGGAGTTCCAGAAATAGTTGTAGGGGAGGAAAATAAGACGGTTATTGAGTCGGTTGATGGGGCTGCTGCTGCTGCCGATATAACGCCTGAGGTTACCAAGGTGAATCCAAATTTTGAGGATCAACAGAATGTAGCGGAAGCCACAAACCGAGATTGTGTCGTCAACAAGGAAGAAGATTGTGTCCCAGAAACAGATGACAACAATGGTTGTGCCAACGGGGATGCCATGCAGGTCTCTGGTGCCCAAGGGGGCATGCTGAATTCAGCTGGTGATAGCACTAACCAAATGCCTAATGTGTTGAAGGCTGAGCCTTTACTTGATGGTGATTCTGCTGAGAAACAAACTGAAACGGCAGATATGAATACCAATTCCAAGCAGGTCATCACAAAGTTGGACGACTGA